In Paenibacillus sp. FSL M7-0420, a single genomic region encodes these proteins:
- a CDS encoding glycoside hydrolase family 125 protein — protein MKLPASITAYLNEADERLAHHPKLQQLFRNCFPNTLETTTKLLEDGTTFVFTGDIPAMWLRDSTEQVRHYIPFAKHDPELQRILRGLIARQMFYVNIDPYTNAFNETASDKHYRDTDDCNLNPWMWERKYELDSLCFVVQLAYMYWKEAEQTDIFDAACYQALTSIVITIETEQHHGEKSPYHFIRQTLQDTETLHNNGRGMPVNYTGMSWSGFRPSDDSCEFGYNIPSNMFAVVILGYIGEIASEVYQDERLAARAAKLRKEIDFGIRTYGIVTHPKYGRIYAYETDGYGNYSLMDDAGTPGLISIPYIGYVGVEDEIYQNTRRFALSFDNPFYFEGKHAKGIGSPHTPGGYVWHMALSMQALTADNDEEIKELIDMLIRTDADTGYMHEGFHPDNPADFSREWFAWSNSLFATLIGKAMDKGLV, from the coding sequence ATGAAGCTGCCCGCTTCCATTACCGCTTATCTGAATGAGGCCGATGAACGGCTTGCGCATCACCCGAAACTGCAGCAGTTGTTCCGCAACTGCTTCCCGAACACACTGGAGACCACGACCAAGCTGCTGGAAGACGGCACTACCTTCGTGTTCACCGGCGATATTCCGGCCATGTGGCTGCGCGATTCGACGGAGCAGGTGCGCCACTATATCCCTTTTGCCAAGCATGACCCTGAATTGCAGCGGATTCTCCGCGGCCTGATTGCCCGCCAGATGTTCTATGTGAATATTGATCCATACACCAACGCCTTCAACGAGACGGCAAGTGACAAGCATTACCGCGATACGGACGACTGTAACTTGAACCCGTGGATGTGGGAGCGCAAATATGAGCTCGACTCCCTCTGCTTCGTCGTTCAGCTGGCTTATATGTACTGGAAGGAAGCGGAGCAGACCGACATCTTCGATGCTGCCTGCTATCAGGCGCTGACCTCCATCGTGATCACGATCGAGACCGAGCAGCATCACGGGGAGAAGTCGCCTTACCACTTCATCCGGCAGACGCTCCAGGATACGGAGACGCTGCACAATAACGGGCGCGGGATGCCGGTCAACTATACAGGGATGAGCTGGTCGGGCTTCCGCCCAAGCGATGACAGCTGCGAATTCGGCTACAATATTCCCTCGAATATGTTCGCTGTGGTCATTCTGGGGTATATCGGCGAGATAGCAAGCGAGGTATACCAGGACGAGCGGCTGGCGGCGAGAGCGGCGAAGCTGCGCAAGGAGATCGACTTCGGCATCCGTACCTACGGCATCGTGACCCATCCGAAATACGGCAGAATCTACGCCTATGAGACGGACGGCTACGGCAATTACTCGCTGATGGACGATGCCGGAACCCCGGGACTGATCTCCATTCCTTATATTGGTTATGTGGGTGTGGAGGATGAGATTTATCAGAATACCCGCCGGTTCGCGCTCAGCTTCGATAACCCCTTCTATTTCGAGGGCAAGCACGCCAAGGGCATCGGCAGTCCGCATACACCGGGCGGTTACGTCTGGCATATGGCGCTGTCGATGCAGGCGCTTACGGCGGATAACGATGAGGAGATCAAGGAGCTGATCGACATGCTGATCCGCACCGACGCCGATACCGGCTACATGCACGAAGGCTTCCACCCGGATAATCCGGCGGACTTCTCGCGCGAATGGTTCGCCTGGTCCAACAGCCTGTTCGCTACGCTGATAGGCAAGGCGATGGATAAGGGGCTGGTTTAA